One Ananas comosus cultivar F153 linkage group 1, ASM154086v1, whole genome shotgun sequence DNA window includes the following coding sequences:
- the LOC109714788 gene encoding uncharacterized protein LOC109714788: protein WPSPPPPPTLPTLTSYTLLLLLLLWIDLCPFSYRLRRRRVGRALYARRSSSRRVRRRRREPGRGGRRRSRRRRAPPSPGVRQSHPTSPLPKPPAGFVLDAHGRVLAAASKRIATIVDATNNLPLECVIRRVFQSSQGDECMLLCPVDTPVQILKSTNFNGWSAVNDDEVEAIIPSAAYALAKIHMHLVVSGFCYTARGGFCYSEEDILEFRTDDGEDIEGLPSEGVEITCFHLDGTHYMIYTPSDPLLFVAVKDKNGALQIADDDLLEDLAVIGAIDEETEFNALVEEEAALLESLLGKDD from the exons TGGccctctccgcctcctccccctACTCTTCCTACCCTCACAAGCtatacccttcttcttcttcttcttctttggatCGACCTGTGCCCTTTTTCTTATCGCCTTCGTCGAAGAAGAGTGGGGCGGGCGCTATACGCGCGGCGAAGCAGCAGCAGAAGAGTGCGCCGGCGAAGAAGGGAGCCGGGAAGAGGAGGCCGCCGGAGAAGCCGCAGGAGACgggcgccgccgtcgccggggGTGCGGCAGAGCCACCCAACGTCTCCGCTGCCGAAGCCGCCTGCAGGGTTCGTGCTCGACGCGCACGGGCGGGTCCTCGCGGCGGCTTCCAAACGGATTGCTACTATA GTTGATGCTACAAATAATTTGCCTTTAGAGTGTGTTATTAGGAGGGTTTTCCAAAGTTCCCAAGGGGATGAGTGCATGCTACTCTGTCCTGTTGATAC GCCTGTGCAGATTTTAAAGAGCACAAACTTCAATGGATGGTCAGCC GTGAATGACGATGAAGTTGAGGCTATAATTCCCTCTGCTGCATACGCCCTTGCAAAAATCCACATGCATCTTGTAGTTAGTGG GTTTTGCTACACAGCTAGAGGGGGTTTTTGCTACTCTGAAGAGGACATACTTGAATTTCGTACAG ATGATGGTGAAGATATTGAAGGTTTGCCTTCTGAAGGTGTAGAGATTACTTGCTTCCACTTG GATGGGACACACTATATGATTTATACGCCATCAGATCCACTTCTGTTTGTTGCCGTGAAG GACAAAAATGGCGCATTGCAAATTGCAGATGAT GATCTTTTGGAGGACCTTGCTGTCATCGGTGCCATAGACGAGGAGACGGAATTCAACGCTTTAGTG GAAGAGGAGGCCGCCCTTCTCGAGTCGTTACTGGGGAAAGATGACTGA